One stretch of Streptomyces sp. A2-16 DNA includes these proteins:
- a CDS encoding CDP-alcohol phosphatidyltransferase family protein: MALNNTYQARLVQQETAVGAGVQILLLALLGTAIGMGPAGWLTGLAFAVATWAVLSRALHRTRPRSFGPANRVTLGRATLVGGVTALVADSYQDSPPVTLFVGLTAVALILDGVDGKVARATGTSTPLGARFDMEVDAFLILVLSVYVSMSQGPWVLLIGAMRYGFVGAARVWNWLNAPLPPSMARKTVAALQGILLLVAASGYLPHSATFGVVAVALGTLVWSFGRDILWLWRTHRADQAAVGELLELEFVAVEREPEAVAS; the protein is encoded by the coding sequence GTGGCCCTGAACAACACTTACCAAGCAAGGCTGGTCCAGCAGGAGACCGCTGTCGGAGCGGGCGTTCAGATCCTGTTGCTGGCTCTGCTCGGCACGGCGATCGGCATGGGGCCGGCGGGCTGGCTGACCGGCCTCGCCTTCGCCGTCGCCACCTGGGCCGTGCTCTCCAGGGCGCTGCACCGCACCCGGCCGCGGTCCTTCGGTCCGGCCAACCGGGTGACGCTCGGCCGGGCGACCCTGGTCGGCGGAGTGACGGCGCTGGTCGCGGACTCCTACCAGGACTCCCCGCCCGTCACCCTCTTCGTCGGCCTGACGGCGGTGGCCCTGATCCTCGACGGCGTCGACGGCAAGGTGGCCCGCGCGACGGGCACCTCGACCCCGCTGGGCGCGCGCTTCGACATGGAGGTCGACGCGTTCCTGATCCTGGTGCTCAGTGTGTACGTGTCGATGTCGCAGGGCCCCTGGGTCCTTCTCATCGGCGCCATGCGCTACGGCTTCGTCGGCGCGGCCCGCGTCTGGAACTGGCTGAACGCCCCGCTGCCGCCGAGCATGGCCCGCAAGACGGTGGCCGCGCTCCAGGGGATCCTGCTGCTGGTGGCCGCGTCCGGGTACCTGCCGCACTCGGCGACCTTCGGGGTCGTGGCCGTCGCTCTGGGGACGCTGGTCTGGTCGTTCGGCCGGGACATCCTGTGGCTGTGGCGCACGCACCGGGCGGACCAGGCGGCGGTGGGCGAGCTGCTGGAGCTGGAGTTCGTGGCGGTGGAGCGGGAGCCGGAGGCGGTGGCCTCCTGA
- a CDS encoding zinc-binding alcohol dehydrogenase — MKPDARAFWLRSPGEGEIREAALSAPGEDEVLVRSLYSGVSRGTETLVFRGQVPESQYAAMRAPFQEGDFPGPVKYGYLSVGVVEEGPAALKGRTVFCLHPHQTRYVVPASAVTVVPDDVPAARAVLAGTVETAVNALWDAAPLIGDRIAVVGGGMVGSSVAALLARFPGVRVQLVDTDPARAKTAEALGVGFASPADALGDCDLVVHASATEQGLARSLELLTAEGTVVELSWYGDRRVALPLGEAFHSRRLVIRSSQVGTVSPARANRSYGDRLAVALELLADPRLDALITGESAFEELPEVMPLLASGEIPALCHLVRYGKSA, encoded by the coding sequence ATGAAGCCTGACGCACGAGCGTTCTGGCTCCGCTCTCCGGGTGAGGGCGAGATACGGGAGGCAGCCCTTTCGGCCCCCGGCGAGGACGAGGTGCTGGTCCGCTCGCTCTACTCGGGAGTCAGCAGGGGCACGGAGACACTCGTGTTCCGCGGCCAGGTGCCCGAGAGCCAGTACGCGGCCATGCGGGCCCCGTTCCAGGAGGGCGACTTCCCCGGGCCGGTGAAGTACGGCTACCTCAGCGTCGGAGTGGTGGAGGAGGGCCCCGCCGCGCTGAAGGGCAGGACCGTCTTCTGTCTGCACCCGCATCAGACGCGGTACGTAGTTCCCGCGAGCGCCGTGACGGTCGTTCCGGACGACGTGCCCGCGGCCCGGGCCGTCCTCGCCGGGACCGTCGAGACCGCCGTGAACGCCCTCTGGGACGCGGCGCCCCTGATCGGCGACCGGATCGCGGTGGTCGGCGGCGGCATGGTCGGCAGCTCGGTCGCGGCCCTGCTCGCCCGCTTCCCCGGCGTCCGGGTCCAGTTGGTGGACACCGACCCCGCCCGCGCCAAGACCGCCGAGGCCCTCGGGGTCGGCTTCGCGTCCCCCGCGGACGCCCTCGGCGACTGCGACCTCGTCGTGCACGCCAGCGCCACCGAACAGGGCCTCGCCCGCTCGCTGGAACTGCTCACCGCCGAGGGCACGGTCGTCGAGCTGAGCTGGTACGGCGACCGCCGGGTCGCTCTGCCGCTCGGCGAGGCCTTCCACTCCCGGCGGCTCGTCATCCGCAGCAGTCAGGTCGGCACCGTCTCGCCGGCCCGCGCGAACCGGAGCTACGGCGACCGGCTCGCCGTCGCGCTGGAACTGCTCGCCGATCCGAGGCTTGATGCCCTCATCACGGGGGAAAGCGCGTTCGAAGAACTGCCGGAGGTGATGCCCCTGCTGGCCAGTGGGGAGATTCCGGCCCTCTGTCACCTCGTGAGGTACGGCAAGAGCGCCTGA
- a CDS encoding 6-carboxytetrahydropterin synthase: protein MFSITVRDHIMIAHSFRGEVFGPAQRLHGATFLVDATFRREQLDDDNIVVDIGLATQELGAVVSELNYRNLDNEPDFAGINTSTEFLAKVIADRLAERIEKGALGEGAKGLAGLTVTLHESHVAWASYERAL from the coding sequence TTGTTCAGCATCACCGTCCGCGATCACATCATGATCGCTCACAGCTTCCGCGGCGAGGTCTTCGGCCCCGCGCAGCGACTGCACGGCGCGACGTTCCTGGTGGACGCCACGTTCCGGCGCGAACAGCTGGACGACGACAACATCGTCGTCGACATCGGACTGGCCACCCAGGAACTCGGTGCAGTCGTCAGCGAGCTGAATTACAGAAACCTCGACAACGAACCCGACTTCGCCGGGATCAACACCTCCACGGAGTTCCTGGCGAAGGTCATCGCGGACCGGCTCGCCGAGCGCATCGAGAAGGGCGCCCTCGGCGAGGGGGCCAAGGGCCTCGCGGGTCTGACCGTCACCCTGCACGAGTCGCATGTCGCCTGGGCGAGTTACGAGCGTGCCCTGTGA